The following is a genomic window from Chitinophaga caseinilytica.
GAAATTTCCGTGCCCGAAAACGCCCAGCCCCTTTATGCTTATTATATGGTCAACGGCTGGAATGGCGGCTACTTCGGCATCCAGATCAATTCGCCCACCGAGCGCCGTGTGCTGTTCTCGGTCTGGAGCGCGTTCCATACAGACGATCCCAAACAGATCCCGGAAGCTTACCGCGTGAAACTCCTGAAAAAAGGCGCCGGTGTGGTCATCAACGATTTCGGGAACGAAGGGTCTGGCGGACAAAGCTTCTGGCGCTTCCCCTGGAAAGCCGAAACCACGTATAAACTCCTGTTGCACGCCAAGCCCTCGGGCGACAATACCACCTATTCCGCCTGGTTCTTCGACCCGGCCACGGATAAATGGAAGTTCATGGCCACCTGGGACAAGCCCAAATCCGGCGGCAAATACCTCAGTGGTTTATATTCCTTCGTGGAAAACTTCGGCGCCAACGGCAACGATCTTTTCAGGGCACGGTACGGCAACCAATGGGTGCGCACGGCCGCCGGCAACTGGCTGGAGCTGACGCAATCGCGCTTTTCCACCACGGCCGATCCCGAAAAGCACCCGCGCTTCGACATCGGCGCCGGCCTCGAAAACGGCTGGTTCTACATGTTCTCCGGCGGTTTCCGCGAACTGGGTACCACCCGCAAGGGCGACGTGCTCACGCGGCCGGCTACGGGCCGCGCGCCGCAGATCGACCTGGAGCGGTTGCCCACAGAATAAGTTTTGGATTTTACGTTTACTGATAAATGATCTGAACAAGGGTCCCGGTTCT
Proteins encoded in this region:
- a CDS encoding DUF3472 domain-containing protein, whose translation is MMINFHSLLALPLAGLLHLHAAAGPAPVADTSEVTLSGSGYLYPAGNREAGRIGRSGLTGWKSADAYVKTFFVADKTGELNIALKMEAAHPVKLNISFGGKTKTVDCAPTSGVAIIPAATFRVTKTGYQEVTIAAAGKSAAHLPAIRSLLLSGEAASAIRANNSQYRGAPATHLAYPVPKDTLVEWFYNEISVPENAQPLYAYYMVNGWNGGYFGIQINSPTERRVLFSVWSAFHTDDPKQIPEAYRVKLLKKGAGVVINDFGNEGSGGQSFWRFPWKAETTYKLLLHAKPSGDNTTYSAWFFDPATDKWKFMATWDKPKSGGKYLSGLYSFVENFGANGNDLFRARYGNQWVRTAAGNWLELTQSRFSTTADPEKHPRFDIGAGLENGWFYMFSGGFRELGTTRKGDVLTRPATGRAPQIDLERLPTE